Within the Eucalyptus grandis isolate ANBG69807.140 chromosome 1, ASM1654582v1, whole genome shotgun sequence genome, the region tttttaaatCGATGATGATATCTCGGATGGTTAATAACGAAATGTAAACGAGGCATGAAGAATAACGAAAGTGCTCTTATTATTGTTGTCAGTAGCCCAATTGTTTCGCCTTACCAACAATCAAAGAAgccatacatacatacatacatacatacatacatacatacatacatatgtatgtatgtatttatatatcaaTCAATTGGGCAAATGAAACAATGTCGCGTAGAGCTTTGCATACAATCCGTGGCGTCGCGCCAGCTCAAGCCATGAAACAACAATTTATGACTGGCGACGTAAATTTAATCATTTGTACACGCATTCCCGGATCAAGTAAATCTACTTTCCCACTTGCGCGATGAACAAAAAATACTTCTGGCAAGCCATTACAGGTTTAGCGACAAAGAAAACTTGAATGGCCAAAGAATTTCAATTGCTACCGTCTTTCCTGTCCAAGACTTGCAAATCTTCGGCCAAAGATGCTCCAATTTGAGTTTAAACAATATGGTAAACAAGCTATTGATTCGTGACCAGATGGTCGGGAGGATTTTTAGCTCGATGCAGGCACAGCATGGACTGACTTGTGTAGAGGAATATCCAGATTATCTCTGCAAGGCGCTCTCGAAAGCGCTTGCCTTACTCGGTGttggatatttttaaataagccggcaaaaaattttgatattaaaGTGAGTACCGTACATAACTTTTacaattctaatataattatcCTTTTTTATAGCTTTGAAATATTAAAAGTTAATAATTTTATAACGGTTTTTTACCATTAACAATTTGTATTATAACGTTATATAATAGTTTAGGAAGGGCATTTTAATGGTCATATAACAACTTTTCAACGGTTTGTAATgttcgattttttcttttgggtcaaaTCTAatgtttcatttatttcttcataaattatttattattttgtaatACATAAAGTTCATCTTCTTGCTCAATAATTaccaatttatttataatgatTTCTTAACTGTCCTCTTTCTTTTGCCTATAAATTGTAACTATAAGCATGATTGAAAAGTGATCAATAtatcaaaagaagaatattCTTGTTTCTCTTTATTTCATTATTGGATTATACACATTAGGTTGTTCATGttccttttaatattttatgggAATAAATAAGAAGGTTACTATAAGCATGATTGAAAAGTGATCAATAtatcaaaagaagaatattCTTGTTTCTCTTTATTTCATTGTTGGATTATACACATAAGGTTGTTCATGttccttttaatattttatgggAATAAATAAGAAGGTTATCTATAAGCATGAGTCATTGAAAAGTGATCAATATATCAAAATGGCAGAATATTCTCGTTTCTCTTTATTTCATTGTTTTATTTTACACATCTTTTCCGATGTTTctaacaatttatatttttttcatatatctaaTACTTTTCTAATGCTTGGAACTGTCAAATGCTATGATATATCCCTTCTTAGATGGCTTTAAATGAGTGACTCATGTTTTAAAACATGTCACACAGATTATAAGGatccaagccttataaactagctcCTAGACTCCCCTCCTAAGCAATGTGGGACAGGAGATGCGCCCTCACGCTTGAGCTGTCACAAAACCTGTTCTAAGGaacagagaaataaaaaatagagaagtagaaattttatcacgCGCGCCCTTAATGTccccatgccaagttttgacactttaGATGTCCGGCACTCCTAACAAACATGGCATCTTGAGCCAATTGTGCTCCCTTAGTAGCACGATCTTAGCAACTcaatggattttattttatttttttgaacttaTTTGAAATGTGGCAACAAACGTCCTCTTGACCTTTGCCCATAATCCAGCAATGTTTTCCTTATATGGTGAGCAATTCAGTTCATTATTGTCCCCGATTGCCATCCTTGAAGCTTGCTGAGAGTTGCACCTTATTCAAACCCCGATGATCACTCTTCGCTTTCATAGGACTAGGTAGATTACGGGTTTCCTCAAATCATCCATCTATTGGAGGGATACAACTCTTATACCATTTGTCATGGGGCGACATTACATTAGCCATAGAATAGACCATCCATCTATTGGAGGGATAcaactctaataccatttgtcaTGGGGCGACATTACATTAGCCATAGAATAGCCCATTCAACGTCTAGTGAGTCAAGAATGTTAGGTCGGCCTTTCTTCTATATAGATTGCTCCTAAAAACAATATGGCGAATCACATCCTTACAATGGACTATACCATGCCTAGCTTAATTTCGCAACTAGTCTCTCTAGCAAGATATAAAGATCATTTTGACACAATAGTTCATTTTGATCTACCGTGGCCTCGTCAAGAGAATGGAATCATATTTTGATTAGTTTGTGTATGAGAGGCTAACCCCACCTTTAGAAATCCTCAAAAATTGCATTCATTCCACTTTAGGATTCTTGGCACAAGCATAGGATTCTTGGCACAAGCACTCTTATGACTCCCACAAACCAGTTATATTATCCCATTTGCATTATTCATTCTTCACCCTGATGCCACAAAGGTTCACCCTCCAGCTTACAAGAATTCGAAAAAATTTGGTTAGTGACACATGCATGTGATGTGACTTAAGCATGTATGTTCTTTAACTTCCGCGAGTCCACCATGGGAAGAGACTTATATAATTAAAGGGAAAGTCGAACCCTTTTCCACGCGTCTGGCTTTTGTTGTTGATGAAGCACTCGCTCAGCATTAACATTTCACTAGATTGCCGATCATACGGCACTGCGAGTTATCATGTTCAGGGTTCGGCTGACCAGCAAAATAAACCTCATACCCCTCTCGAACTTTATAAGGTTTTATAAATGCTATCTCAACCCTGTCTCGTAGCTCTCAGTTGCAACCCATTTAAATCTATGTAGCGTTCGCGACGGGTCAGGTACTATATTAGATCCCACCGTTTTTTGCGTTGAGTCTGCACAAGCATTCTCTACCGTGCTTGGGATGTTGGGGGTTCTGGTTTGACAAAAAGTCATAGACGGGAAGTCCTGAAAGTGGGGGTTGCCAGGCCATATTTGGATTGCTTGTCACGCAAATTGGATTAGTCGCCATCCTCGTGTAGTATATTATCAGAAAATTTAGATTGTAAGTGAAAAAACCATTTTAGTACATCactttataatattttatagcTGATGTTGATCATAAACCTTTGGTAAATTCTTCCTTTATAAAATATGGAAAACCACTGTGTCATACATTATGTATAGTATATTATACTATTTAAATGTCCCCACTGTTCTCCACAAAACAGCTGGTACTAACGTAAAGGGCTTCATATAGAAGTTACTTCTTgctaacaaaaattaaaaaataaataataataataataataataataataataataataataataataataataataataataataataataataataataataataataataataataataataataataataataataataataataataaagtagcATCAGTGAAGGCTAAGAATCCACAACGATTTGATGACAACTTGGTGCCTACTAAAATCGAAATCCTTTCTCAAAGTTGACTGTCCGAAGTCGGACAACGCCTTTTCTCGCCGACAATGTTGCTACAACTAGTCATTTGAAAATTCTCTAAAACTATGTCCAACTAACcccagaaagaaaaagaaaaaggggttaTTTAGACGTGGAGTCAAGTCAACTTCCCAAATGAAATTAAAGAACCGACCTTGAATTATAAAAGATCTTAGGTGTTTTCTTTCGCATTTGATACATAAAGTAtgagggagaattaccaaaaaagtcttaaatctattgcaattgtgccaattcagtcctaaacttttttttttttttttgccaatttagtcttaaaccttttataattgtgccaattcagtccatctggccaaaattggccggccggcgctgaCATGGATGCTGGCCGAGGATAGTTGACCGgcaaatgctgatgtggcaattttaaaatattttttaatattttttcgaatttttaatttttttttttttagaattttagaatttttttcttttttttttttttgtcatcttcttcttcctccggccgGCCGCCGAGGCGAGGGCcgggcgaggtcaacctcgccgccaccggcgaggctcgcccgccgccaTCGGCgaaggcgaggctcgccagccgacggcgaggccgccgtcgccacatctggcgaggctcggcctcgcccagccatggcgaggtcgagcctcgccgtccCTAGGCgaggagcctcgccggccaccggcgaggtcgacccttgccttggctgggcgaggcgtTCCCCTCCGTCTCCTCCGCTCCGTCCGCTTGCATATAAAGGCGCACGCATTGGGCTGCCGGATTCTATTGAATTGGAGAGAAAACCCTAATCGCGAACCagtagagagagacagagagagagaggtagagagagagagtggtcgTGCTCGCgagggacagagagagagagagagagagagagaatgtctgCGACGGTCGGCGGCGGGCAAATGGTCGGGGAGGAGGACAAGAAGCCCTCGCAcggccaaggcgagggtcgacctcgccggtggccggcgaggcttgacctcgccatggccgggcgaggtcgagcctcaccagatgtggcgacggcggcctcgcgccgtcgctaggcgaggctcgccgccggtggccggcgggcgagcctcgccggcccttgcctcgcccggccgaccggcgccgccagaggaagaagaagataggaaaaaaaaattttaaaaaattaaaaaattaaaaaaattaaaaaaattaaaaaaaaaattaaaaaattaaaaaattcgaaaaaaattaaaaaaattattaaaaaatcgttcGCCAGCCGGTCAGCATCCACATTAGCGCCGAccgccaattttggccggatggactgaatttgcacaattgtaaaaggtttaggactaaattagccaaaaaaagtttaggacctgaattggcacaattacaataggtttaggacttttttggtaattctccctaaaGTATGAGGCCGTATTAGTAGTCCCCGTTGCTTTGCTTACAATAAGTGAATCTTACTCGTTTGaacattgaaaatttgaattttagtttCGTCGTGAAAATGGTAAAAAGCCTCTATGGTGCTTTGACCCTTTATAGTCTTGGGGTTGATGGGTTTGCTTCTATTATGTCTTGATATGAGGTAGGCCTATCATTCATGGAACCTATAGGCTTTGCACTTGTGAGTAACTATTACTCATATGAGTAATTCACATGGCAACCTTAGAGCTCTTCGGGTCGACAAGACTCGACCCTGTCCGATCGAGCTCCCGAGTACCACCATCGACGGTCTCACCGTCATTGATTTCGAGTATTtcccatgagagagagagagagagagtggtgcTCGTGGTGGACGTAGCAATGACGGTATCGAGGTGGTAACGACGGCGAAACACGACTGAAAAGCAACGAGGCAAAAGATGTTAATGCTGCTATGCATTGAAATTTCTATCGTTATTGAATGCGTAgcatctttttaaattttgcatCATAAGGTACAATACATTCGTTTGGACCGAGATGGCTCTACTTTTTGCATGATTCACATGCTTAGAATATCTACTATGATTGGACTACGAAGAGGAAAGTACCTAAGCTGCAAGCATTATATGATGAggggaaaagtattaaaaaatcctaaactttttcatttgatcaaattaattttaaatattttcacattaataccaatttaatccattcGGCCAATTTAGGCCGAAATGATTGACATGGAATGTTGGTTGTCCTATGACGtggataaattaataatttttttgaatttttttaattttaaatatttaaaaaaaaatttccctctccctcttcgttgccttttctttttgccaatggCTAGCAGGTGATGGTTGGCCTCGCTGGGCCACCCCACAACAAGTGCCAGCACAAGCTCTAGTGGTCCAAGCACGGCCAAGCGAGACCCCTTCACCAAAACTAGCAAACAACTGTCACCCAGGCAAgggtgaggctcacccttgcccaAGCAAGCcttggcaaggccaaccctcactCAGACGAGGCACGGCGAGGCTGCCTCGGCTTGGGTGATGGTCGACCTCACCATATCTGCAAGAGGGCCTTGCCTAGCCGTGCTTAGACAACTAGCCCTCACCCTCACCTCACCCAAGGGCGGTCTAGTGAGGCCAACCATCGCCTATAGCCAACGAGGACAACTCGggaggccaacccttgccagcCATGGCTATGGCCATAGTcacaagccaaaaaaaaaaaaaatcaaagaagagggagagggaaaaaatattttaaaaattcaaaatatatattaaaatactattaaaattgtctatgtcaaGACTAACCATACCACTTAGAATAGTTGGCGATCAAGTTAATAATTTCCGGCCTAAATTAATCGAATAGACTGAATTAAAACCAAtatgaaaaaaagtttagaactaaattgattaaattaaaaggtttagaactaaataggtactaatgcaataggtttaaaaaaatttggtacttttccctataATGGAAACTTTTGCGAAGTgagcctaaatattattggatccccaaaagagaaaagataaacaaacaaaaaaatagcaagatcaaaaacaaaaataaaattggaaaagcCACGTACCAAGGTAGAAATCACATGCAAAAGCGCACATAAATGCCTTGCAAACGACGTTTGCGTAGTAATGGCGTAGAAGAATTAGGGCTTGAATATCATTCCGAGGCGCCCTTGGTGCGTGCGAACAGCTGTGTCCCCAGCTTTCAACACATCCTCACTTCACCAGAATTGAAGTAACATCTTTAATATCGCCGTAAAATACTCTTGGAGACGTCGAACTCAATCCGAAATCGTATTTATCCAAGCTGGCCATGTCGGTCAAGTCAAACGTAGATGCTGCAAGAAAATCTGTATAAAAAGAGGGAGAGGGCCTGATGAACTTCCCGTGCAGATAATAAGATAGCAACCCAAGCTTCTCAACCACCAccggaagaagaaagagagaacacACCACATATCTTGCCTAGTGCAATTGCTTTGTGGGATTCGAGGGGGAAAAATGTCGAGGTGGGGGTTACTGCTGTTGCTGTCGGAGCTTGCGTTGGTGAGCCTTGTGCGCGGTGCAGCACGTCGAGGCAGCAGAGGGGCTCGAGCCGCCGCTGACACTGAAGTGGCACTACTACCGGAACTCGTGCCGCGATGCTGAGACGTATGTGAGGCACCAGGTCGAGTACTACTGGAAGCCGGACAAGAGCCTCACTCCTAAGCTCCTCCGACTGCTCTACTCTGACTGCTTCATCACGGTACATATCGTCTGTTGTCATCGCTTTCATACCGAGTTTCAGTAGGCTTTCTGAGCTCTCGAAATGGGCTTTCTAACGCATAATAATGGTGGAAACCGGGCATGTACGTGCAAtaacttgtttttttctttaaaaacaaAGCCTTGTATTGAGATACGTTTGGCTACCTGTGTAAAACAGGGCTGTGATGCGTCTATTCTGTTGGACGGGCGAAATTCAGAGAAAACAGCACCACAAAATTCAGGGCTTGAAGGGTATGGTACGGTGGTGATAGACAAGATCAAGCAAGTACTGGAACAACGTTGTCCTGGAGTTGTGTCTTGTGCTGACATTCTCAACCTTGCTGCCAGAGATGCCGCTCACTTGGTATGTGCCTGGTTTGCAGTTCTCTTCTTTGGCTTCAAAAGAGATTATTTTCACTGCCTACCGATCATTGAAATGCTGCTAGCTTGAACTTGTAGTATTAGATGTGAAAAACCAGAATCGCTGACACGATAATGTTTTTCTCACAGGCGGGAGCGCCATCTTACCCCGTCCTGACGGGGAGGAGAGACGGGATGTCGTCGTCCAAGGCGTCGGTGGACCTCCCGTCGCCATCCATCTCGTGGGAAGAGGCGCTCGCTTACTTCGAATCGAGGAACTTGGATGTGCTAGACCTTGCCACTCTACTTGGTAAGATGGATCATTgtataaaaaagtaaataattgatTTGGACCTCATCAAGTCATCGCTTTTTGAAACATTAAAATCAATTCCTAACTTTGcgcaaaaatatgaaattggaCAGGGGCTCATTCAATGGGCAAGACTCACTGCAGCTACATCACAGACAGGCTGTACAATTACAACTCCACTGGCAAGCCAGACCCAGATATGGACCCATCCTACCTGGCCCAAATGAGGAAGCAATGCCCACCAAACTCAAAGAGCCAAGGTGACCCTCAGGTGTTCCTTGACCCCGCCTCAGGCTCCAGCTACACATTCAGCAACTCCTACTACTCCAGGCTCCTGAACCACCAGGC harbors:
- the LOC104450794 gene encoding probable peroxidase 61, producing the protein MVGRIFSSMQAQHGLTCVEEYPDYLCKALSKALALLALCAVQHVEAAEGLEPPLTLKWHYYRNSCRDAETYVRHQVEYYWKPDKSLTPKLLRLLYSDCFITGCDASILLDGRNSEKTAPQNSGLEGYGTVVIDKIKQVLEQRCPGVVSCADILNLAARDAAHLAGAPSYPVLTGRRDGMSSSKASVDLPSPSISWEEALAYFESRNLDVLDLATLLGAHSMGKTHCSYITDRLYNYNSTGKPDPDMDPSYLAQMRKQCPPNSKSQGDPQVFLDPASGSSYTFSNSYYSRLLNHQATLGIDQQLARGDDTSQIAQEYDAGLEDFRKEFALSMARMGNIKVLTGNQGEIRKNCRAVNSK